In Pseudoclavibacter sp. Marseille-Q3772, the sequence AGAACCAGCACCGCGGCGATAAGCACCACAATCGGGCGAGCGAGGGCGGCGCGAACGATCGGCTCGTAGGCGCGCTGCAGCCAGTTTCGAGCTGCCTCGGGTTCTTGCTGCGCCGGGGTGCCGGGATGCGGCTGGTCGGTTTCGACTGCCCGCTCGAGTTCGGTTTCTGGTTCGGTTTCAGCCTCTTGCTCGGTCTCGGCTCGGGCGACCGGTGCGGCGTGCTTGCCCCGGCGCACCCGCGAGCGCGCGAGGAACCAGTACGAGAGCACCGGCACAATCGTTAACGCCACGAGCAGCGATGCGAGCAGGGCGATTGTGTTCGTCAGCGCGAACGGCCGGAAAAGCTCTCCGGTCATCCCGCCCACAAACACCACCGGCAGGAATACGGCGACGGTCGCGAGCGTGGAGGCGGTAATTGCCGTGGCCACCTCACCCACGGCTCCGGCAATCACGCGGCGGCGTTCGCTGCCGCGAAGGGATGCGGTTGGGTTAAGTTCCAGGTGCCGCCGGATGTTTTCCACTACCACGATCGAGTCATCCACGACGCGACCGATGGCGATAGTGAGTGCCGCGAGGGTCAGCGTGTTTAACGAGTAGTCGAGGAAGAACAACGAGACGAACGTGAGCAGTAGCGATACCGGAATCGAGATTGCGGTGATCAGTGTGGCTCTAAACGACAGCAGGAAGACAAAGATCACCAGCACCGCGAACACGAGCCCGAGCAAACCTTCCTGCACGAGCGTCTCGATCGACTGGGTGACGAACGGTGCCTGGTCAGCGACGACACGTACCTGCACGTCGTCACCGAGCGCATCCTCCATCATCGGGATCTGCGAGCGCACCTGCTCGGACACATCGATCGTGTTCGCGGATGGACGCTTGGTCACCGAAAGCGTGAGGGCATCTTCACCGTTGACTCGCGAGAACGAGTTGGCCGGCTGTTGGTCGCGCGTGACTTCGGCGACGTCCCCGATGGTGACGACCTCGCCGCCGGGCTGCTGGGCCCCTTGCTGGTCGGCTGGAGCTTGTTCGTCGCCGGGTGCCTGTTGCACGTCGGGTGATTGCGCTCCGGTATCGGATACGGCACCCGCGATCGGCACATCCGCGAGCTCCTCGGCGCTATCGATCGCCTGACCGGCCTCAACCGTCAGCGCATCCTTACCCTCTTCGAGCTGCCCCGCGGGGAAAAGCACTCCCGCATCCTCGAGCGTGTCGGTGAGATCCGTGACGGTCACACCGTGCGCCGCCATCTGTTCGGCATTGAGCTTGATTGCGATGCGGTCCTTACGGTCCCCGAACATATCGGCGCCGCGCACCCCCGGTTGCGAGCGCAGATCACCGATCACCTGCTCGCGCAGCACCTGCGCATTGTGCTTCGCATCCCCGCCAGTTACCCCCAATTGCACGATCGGGAAATCGTCGATCGACCCCGAAAGCACGCTCCAATCCGCATCCTCTGGCAGCTGCGAATCAATCCGGTTGATCGCCTGCTGCATCCGCTGCTCGGCGTAAACCAGATCGGTGCCGTACTCGAACTCGGCGATCACGATCGAACTGCCCGCACTCGAGGTGGTCGTCGTAGTCTCCAGGCCCTGCAAACCCTGCAGGGCGCTTTCGACCTTCTCTGACACATCCGCATCCACGATCTCTGGCGATGCACCCGGGTACGTGGTGATCACCGACACCCGCGGCAGCGAGAACGAGGGCAAGAGCTCCTGCTTCAAATTGAGCATCGTCAACGTGCCGAATAGCGCGACAGTGAGCGTGATCAGGGCGATGAGCGCCCGGTTCCCGAGGCTCAAATTGGCGAGTTTGCGCATGGGGACAATTCTCGCAGCATGAAGTTACCGGGCAGTTACGTGTGCCAAGCTATCGAAGGCGAGCCGACGCATCCGCTCGCCCGAACCACTGACAACCACCCGAGGAGGACCCGTGCCGCAACCGCATGACGATGAGGCGCGAGAGCAGTCCGCGCACGGTACCGGTGGCTGGATCCGGGCGACATTTCGAGCTGCAACAGGTTCGGCCGCGTGGCGAATCGACGCCCCTCCGGCGGGCATTGACTTCTCGAAGGCGCCGCGTGTGAAGCGGGTGGGGGTACCGGAGCCTGCGGGCGACCGCGAGTCTGAGGTTGGCGACCGCACGCCCGAGCCTGGCGACCGCAAGCCGGGAGGGGCCCCATCCGGCACTCGACTCGCCTGAGCGCTAGCGCGGGCGGATTGCGCAACCGCCACGGTTCACTACGCTGGATGCGTGACCTCGCCAGCTTCGCAACCGGAATCGACCCGGCCCACGCCCATTGCTGAGCTGCTGCGTAACGCACTCTTGGTGTTTGTCGGCGGGATGTTCGGGGTCGCGCTGCGGGCGGCCCTCACGCCGCTGGGCGACAGTACGTGGATGTCTGCGACGCTCATCATGAACGCCATCGGGTCGTTCGTGCTCGGCGCGATCATCGCGCTGGCGCTGCGCCGCCAGATCAGCGCAAAACTGCGGTTGCTGCTCGGCACCGGCGCGGTCGGCGGATTCACCAGCTATTCGGCGCTGTTCGTCGATATCGCCTGGCGGATGCAGCACCCGCACATCTCCACCCCCGTGATCGGATTGGTGACCGTTCTCACCGGGCCCGTATTCGCGTACCTCGGCTGGAAGCTCGGCGAATGGGACCGCAAGCGCGGAGCGAACCCGCAGCCCCGCTCGACCCGGCGCTACCACCTCGACCCACCGCATCCGCACCGGGACGGTGACGAGTGACCGACTACAGCACCGGCTGGTGGCTCCTGGTTATTGCGCTTGGCGGACTCGGCGCGGCCACGCGATACCTCGTTGACACGGTGCTTCGCGAGCGCTGCGGAGCGCCTGCGGCAATCGCCACCGCGACCATCAACGTGATTGGCGCCTTCGCCGCCGGTGTTATTGCGCGCCCGGCGTTCGAGGCCGGCGCCCACCTCACCCCGAACGTGCTCGTGGTCGGTTTTCTCGGCGGATTCACCACCTACAGCACCGCCATGGTCGACACCTGGCAGCTGTGGAGCCGAGGCAAGCGCATTATCGCTCTGCTCAACACCGGCGGGCAGCTGCTGGTGTGCACAGTGTTCACGATCCTCGGATTCCTGCTCGCCGAATGGTGGCCCGGTTCGCACTAATCGCGGTGTTCGCTACCCGGTTCACTCATCTGCGCGGCCCATTCCTCAACCCGTCGCGAGGATTCCTCATCGCTGAGATCTTCGACACGCGTCATGACCGTCCAACGAATACCGAACGGATCGCGGATGCTGCCGTAGCGGTCGCCAGAGACGAAGTCAGCCACCGGCTCGCGCAGGACCGCACCGCGAGCGACGGCGGCATCCACGACGTGGTCAACGTTGGACACATACACGCTCAGTGAGAACTGCGTGTCTTCGCGGTCGGGTTCGACGGCAAGGAGGTGGTATGCCTCCTGCGCAGCACCGAGCTGGAGCCGGCCGCAGCCGAAGTCCAGTTCGGCGTGGATGAGTTCTCCCGCCATCTCGGTCGAACTCATAACGCGCGCGCCGAAAACGTCGCGGTAGAAGTCGAGCGCGCCGCGGGGATCGGTAAGCGCAACAAATGGGGTCAGGCTGGAGAAACTCGTGGGTCGGCCGTTGTCGGTGTACTGGCCGTTGGCAGCAGTGGTGGAGTTGTTCATGCTGTTGATGCTAGAAATCGCGAGAGCTGCGGTCTTGTAAAATCCTGCCATGATCGGCGGCTCGTCTCTCACCGAGCGAGGGGCACTGTTCCCGGCCGAACTGCCGGTGCACTTCAGCCGGGTACCTCCAGGACCCGACACCGCGCACCTGATCACCTGGTGGTGGATGAGCGAGTGGAATCTGCCGCCCGGTCAGGAATCCGCGCAGGAGGTGCTGTCGTTCCCCGCCAGCAATCTCGTGTTCGAACCCGAAGGGGTGCGGTACTGGGGTCCGACCACTCGACGTTCCACGCGCATCCTCTCCGGGAGGGGATGGGTGCTCGGCGCGCTACTTAAGCCTGCAGCGGTCCCACTGTTCACCGATCACCCCTCGGAGGTTCGTGACGAGTTCCTGGTGGTCAACGCCCCGGAAATACTCGCAACCGTTCGGGGCAACGCGGCTGATCTCACCGCTTCGGTTACGCACGTGGAAGGATGGCTAGCTGCACAAACCGGGCCGGTTTCGGACGAGGCACGGCTCGCGAACCGACTCGCCGAGATCGCTATTCGTGATTCTGCGATCACGTCGGTCGCCGACCTGGCGCAAGCGCTAGACGTATCGACCCGAACGGTGAACCGGCTAACTGCCAAGTACGTTGGTCTCTCGCCCTACGCGATGATCCGCCGTCGACGGTTGCAAGAGGCGGTCGCGTGGACCCGGGAGCACCCGCAGGATGCGCTGGCGGATATCGCCGCCCAATTCGGTTTCGCGGATCAGGCGCATCTGAGCCACGAAGCCCGCACGCTACTCGGCTTTACCCTGACGGACTACCGATCGCGCGCCGCACATCCGCGGTGATCCCATCCGGAGCGTTCGGGCGGATATCGCTTACTGTTCGGCAAGGAGCTCGATCGCATCCTCGCCGATGCGCATCGCCTCGTCGAGCGAATCAGCAACAGTAGCGCCCGGCGAATACCCAAGAAACGCAACGCGATGATTGCGACGCGACCAGCCCGCATCCACCTTCTTAGCGCTACCAACATCGCGCAAATCCAGCGACGCTAGGTGGCGGGATGCGTGCCGGCCACCGGTCGCGAGAATAATCGCGTCGATCTCGGTCCGCTCGCCAGAAGCAAACTCCACCGCATCCGGCATGAACCGTCGAATCGGCCCTTCGGAGTGCAGCAGCCCGCGCCGGCGCGCCTCGAACACCTCGCGCGTGGGCGGCAGCCCGCGCACAAATACATCGCTCGGTAGATACTTGCCGCGCGATGCCATGCGCTGCACGCGCCGCATCCGCGCATCCACCACCTCGTCACCGCTTGGTGCATTGCCTTTCGCAATCGAAAATCGCGGTACGTCGTGAAAATCCGGCGCCCGGCGAGTCGACCACACGGTGCGAATACCAGCACGTTCGAGCTGCAGCAGCAGCTCCACCGCGACCCGGCCGCCGCCGACCACCAACACGCGCTGCCCGGTAAACGCATCCAAACTGTCGAGCCGATACGCGTGGTCAACCGGGCCGTGAAAGTCGCGCAGCCCCGGATAGGCAGGCACGAACGGGCGCGACCACGTGGTGGTTGCGTTGATGAGCACCCTGGCGGTGAACGAGCCACTCGAGCCGCTGAATCGGTTGTCATAGCGGATGCGCAGGGTCTCGTTGCGGCGATCGGCACGTACCGAGGTGGCCCGCACGCCATGCGCGACAAATAGATCGTATGCCTGCTCGTACCGCCGCCACGCGAACGGCACCGCCTCGCGCGCCGGCTGGTTGGCATCGAGCGCGTGGAAACTCACGCCCAGCTCATCCTGACCCGGAAGATCAATCAGCTCTTCTTGCTGTAGCGCGCGACCGAGCGTGAGGAAGTCCCATCCCTGTTGCCAATACCCGCCCGGGCCGCGATGACTGTCGATGACGATGAAGTCCTCGAGCGGAACCAAACCCAGCGCGCGCAGCGAATAGGCGGCCGTGAGGCCCGAACCGCCGGCGCCGATCACCGCGATATCAATCGGATGCGCGTTCGTGAGCATGGTCCCTCCTCTCGAATGGCTGTGTGAGCGTGTGCTCATATTTTCCACCGATGGCTTGAGTGTCCGCCGCACGGATGCGCCGGGCCGCGAGCGTGGGTGCAGTCGTGCTAAAGTGATTGCCACTGATTTAACTTGGACATCTGGTGCGCGGTCATAGTTATGCCCGGCACCTTAGCTATTGAGGGGGTTACGCATATGGGGCGTGGCCGTCAGAAGGCAAAGCACACCAAGGTCGCTCGGGAACTGAAATACAACATTCCCGAAACCGACTACGAGCAGCTGCAGCGCGAGCTGCAGAGCAAGCACGAAGCCTCGATCGAAAACGACGAGCTGTCGAAATGGTCGGAATACCTCGACGATTCGTACGGTGACGAGGACGAAGACGACGACTATCAGCTGCGTCGCGCCTAGCTGCTAGCGCCGGTGCTGTCGCCGTGGCTGAGACCTGCTGCGCTGTTTAGCTCGTGCGCTGCAGTCGCTGAAATGAGGGCTCGTGGAATCGCTTAACCCACCGGGAATCGCCGTCGCGGTCGTTCTTGGACTGCTGCTACTCGTGGGGAACGCGCTCTCGATTCTGGCAACGCGCATGGCCGTGACCGGCCGGCTCGATCGCTCGAGCATGGGCGGTATTCGCACCTCGTCGACGCGATTCTCCGACGAGTCCTGGACCGCTGCCCACCGCGCGGCGCTCCCCTGGGTGACCGTATGTAACGGGCTCGGCGGGGCGCTCGGCGTGGTCATTATGTGCCTGGGTCTGACCGTGATTCCTTTTCTTGTGA encodes:
- a CDS encoding DUF3073 domain-containing protein, whose protein sequence is MGRGRQKAKHTKVARELKYNIPETDYEQLQRELQSKHEASIENDELSKWSEYLDDSYGDEDEDDDYQLRRA
- a CDS encoding helix-turn-helix domain-containing protein; the protein is MIGGSSLTERGALFPAELPVHFSRVPPGPDTAHLITWWWMSEWNLPPGQESAQEVLSFPASNLVFEPEGVRYWGPTTRRSTRILSGRGWVLGALLKPAAVPLFTDHPSEVRDEFLVVNAPEILATVRGNAADLTASVTHVEGWLAAQTGPVSDEARLANRLAEIAIRDSAITSVADLAQALDVSTRTVNRLTAKYVGLSPYAMIRRRRLQEAVAWTREHPQDALADIAAQFGFADQAHLSHEARTLLGFTLTDYRSRAAHPR
- a CDS encoding CrcB family protein encodes the protein MTSPASQPESTRPTPIAELLRNALLVFVGGMFGVALRAALTPLGDSTWMSATLIMNAIGSFVLGAIIALALRRQISAKLRLLLGTGAVGGFTSYSALFVDIAWRMQHPHISTPVIGLVTVLTGPVFAYLGWKLGEWDRKRGANPQPRSTRRYHLDPPHPHRDGDE
- a CDS encoding VOC family protein, translated to MNNSTTAANGQYTDNGRPTSFSSLTPFVALTDPRGALDFYRDVFGARVMSSTEMAGELIHAELDFGCGRLQLGAAQEAYHLLAVEPDREDTQFSLSVYVSNVDHVVDAAVARGAVLREPVADFVSGDRYGSIRDPFGIRWTVMTRVEDLSDEESSRRVEEWAAQMSEPGSEHRD
- a CDS encoding CrcB family protein; protein product: MTDYSTGWWLLVIALGGLGAATRYLVDTVLRERCGAPAAIATATINVIGAFAAGVIARPAFEAGAHLTPNVLVVGFLGGFTTYSTAMVDTWQLWSRGKRIIALLNTGGQLLVCTVFTILGFLLAEWWPGSH
- a CDS encoding NAD(P)-binding domain-containing protein; its protein translation is MLTNAHPIDIAVIGAGGSGLTAAYSLRALGLVPLEDFIVIDSHRGPGGYWQQGWDFLTLGRALQQEELIDLPGQDELGVSFHALDANQPAREAVPFAWRRYEQAYDLFVAHGVRATSVRADRRNETLRIRYDNRFSGSSGSFTARVLINATTTWSRPFVPAYPGLRDFHGPVDHAYRLDSLDAFTGQRVLVVGGGRVAVELLLQLERAGIRTVWSTRRAPDFHDVPRFSIAKGNAPSGDEVVDARMRRVQRMASRGKYLPSDVFVRGLPPTREVFEARRRGLLHSEGPIRRFMPDAVEFASGERTEIDAIILATGGRHASRHLASLDLRDVGSAKKVDAGWSRRNHRVAFLGYSPGATVADSLDEAMRIGEDAIELLAEQ
- a CDS encoding SdpI family protein, which codes for MESLNPPGIAVAVVLGLLLLVGNALSILATRMAVTGRLDRSSMGGIRTSSTRFSDESWTAAHRAALPWVTVCNGLGGALGVVIMCLGLTVIPFLVTVGVAVLATVVGAVAQLIVGERAAARVIVGERAAARAKLSQKTGPQTK
- a CDS encoding efflux RND transporter permease subunit translates to MRKLANLSLGNRALIALITLTVALFGTLTMLNLKQELLPSFSLPRVSVITTYPGASPEIVDADVSEKVESALQGLQGLETTTTTSSAGSSIVIAEFEYGTDLVYAEQRMQQAINRIDSQLPEDADWSVLSGSIDDFPIVQLGVTGGDAKHNAQVLREQVIGDLRSQPGVRGADMFGDRKDRIAIKLNAEQMAAHGVTVTDLTDTLEDAGVLFPAGQLEEGKDALTVEAGQAIDSAEELADVPIAGAVSDTGAQSPDVQQAPGDEQAPADQQGAQQPGGEVVTIGDVAEVTRDQQPANSFSRVNGEDALTLSVTKRPSANTIDVSEQVRSQIPMMEDALGDDVQVRVVADQAPFVTQSIETLVQEGLLGLVFAVLVIFVFLLSFRATLITAISIPVSLLLTFVSLFFLDYSLNTLTLAALTIAIGRVVDDSIVVVENIRRHLELNPTASLRGSERRRVIAGAVGEVATAITASTLATVAVFLPVVFVGGMTGELFRPFALTNTIALLASLLVALTIVPVLSYWFLARSRVRRGKHAAPVARAETEQEAETEPETELERAVETDQPHPGTPAQQEPEAARNWLQRAYEPIVRAALARPIVVLIAAVLVLVGTGALAPLMKTNFLGSFGQTTFNLMQKVAPGASLATTAENARGVEKIIEEVDGVEVSQSSFGLDPAMALFTSGQPVVRWTITTTDDADPDAVQQQILAKAAEQESLGELAVAQGGAFDSGVTVRVEAPDMDALRDAEQLASERLADVDGVTQVTSGLDETRPFIRLDIDAKKAAGFGLNEAMVAGQVAQALQPVQVGSVMLDGSSVQLFFVSGEEPPASVDELRDLEIQAGMQLVPLSELGTVEVNDGPAQLTSASGTLFTELTIASDNENLGELASHVEQTLDDIDFADGARAEIGGAAEDQRTAFVQLGYALLAAILITYIVMVATLKSLLQPLLLMISVPFAATGGILMQLITGVPLGVASLIGVLMLIGVVVTNAIVLIDLVNQYRARGMDVAEATFTGASRRVRPIVMTALATILALTPMASGITGHGGFISQPMAIVVIGGLLSSTVLTLVVLPSLYLVVERALARRAERKAERIEAQIAQAGLE